A genomic stretch from Arachis stenosperma cultivar V10309 chromosome 3, arast.V10309.gnm1.PFL2, whole genome shotgun sequence includes:
- the LOC130968226 gene encoding organ-specific protein P4-like, whose translation MMKPTLAFLSLLFLFLFATTSESRKEPGEYGKMVMKDNEISEGMEGLVVDGLKHKCEEDKNTNIVRNFEPIPSLSVYKEDIISAEEKKQNIVKNFEPIPNVLIYGEATRK comes from the exons ATGATGAAGCCAACTCTTGCTTTTCTCtccctcctcttcctctttttg TTTGCTACTACTTCGGAATCAAGAAAAGAGCCGGGAGAATATGGGAAAATGGTGATGAAAGATAATGAAATTTCTGAAGGAATGGAAGGCCTTGTTGTTGATGGATTGAAGCACAAATGTGAAGAGGACAAGAACACAAATATTGTGAGGAATTTTGAACCCATACCAAGCCTTTCTGTTTATAAAGAGGACATTATTAGTGCCGAGGAGAAGAAGCAAAATATTGTGAAGAATTTTGAACCCATACCAAATGTTTTGATTTACGGTGAAGCTACCAGGAAATAA